CAATGACCTGCTTGATTTGACCAAGACAGAGGAAGGGCAGAGTCTTGTCAAGGATGAGGTGTTTGATCTGGCCAGTTGTATTCGGGAAGCAACTGGTCCGTTCCTGGTTGACTCCAAGCGAAAGGGGATTCATTACACGGTCGTGCAACATCCAGGGCTGCCGCAGTTCGTACACGGAGATGAACGACGAATCCGACAAGCCATTTCCAATGTGACAGCAAATGCTGTCGCACACACTGATGACGGACATGTCAAGGTCGAGGTGTTTGTGTCAGAGGTCAAAGATCGGCGTGCTGTGGTGGATTTCGTCGTGGAGGATTCAGGCATCGGCATGAGCGCAGCTCAGCTCGATGCCCTTTTCCGTGACTTGGAACAAGTGAGCACGGAGGAGCTGCCCAGACAACCCTCGCAGTTGGCCGACATGCCACGGGAGATGCGtacccttggccttggacttgCCGTCGTGGCCCGCATCGTTCGAAACATGGACGGCCAACTTCGTCTCAAGTCAGAAATTGGTCAAGGCTCGAGATTTGTGGTCCAGATTCCTTTCCTTCTGGCTGACGAGTCGCCAAATTCAGGAGGCGAGAATGAACCAACTGTCAAAACGGCGGCATCAACTAACCCAGTGACCTCTGCTCCCGCTTCCTTGACGGTGGCACCAGATGGCGAGATAATGCTTGTTGACCGAGTAAGTACAACAGGACCTATTGATAGCGATTTCGTTGGCGATCGAGGAAGTATAGGAAGTCGACAGAGTCGAGGCAGCCATGCCAGCCACGGGAGCCAGCAAAGCGATGCTGATCGCTTGATTGACGCTATCCAAACGCCATTATCCCTTAATGAAAAAGAAGGGGGAGAGTTTCCTCTCATAGGCAGCGTACGCTCAGGGGGTTCTGCCAGACCCGGATCTCGCGGGGCTCTTAGTGCCGGTGCTCGTTCTTCCAGCCCATCTCGTCAAGAACCTCAGAGCCCAGTTGCAGTCAGTGCTCCAGGGACACAGCCTGGCCGGGCAGAAGTCCAAGATACCAAGACTCCGATCCAGGCTGTTAAGATACCTGACGAGTATACCGATATGCCTCAAAGGCCACAAAGTGGTGAGCAGTCTGGCGTGCTTTTCGAAATCAAGGGGGGTGATCGCGGCACCGCAAAGGCTGGCACAGAGAGTGTGACCAGCGGAGGAACCCACGCGACCGATACTCAGCATCTCCAAGTTCTCGTTGCGGAAGACGACCCAATCAACATGAAAATCTTGAGAAAGAGGTTGGAGAGATTGGGGCACGGCGTGCATCACACTGTCAACGGCGAGGACTGTGCCACAGTCTATCGTGAAAGGTCAACCGAGTTCGACGTTGTCTTGATGGACATGCAGGTAAGAAAATTTTCTTGGCCCGGTACTGTCTTGTATCAGTTGCTAATCAATCCACAAGATGCCCATCGTAGACGGCCTCACGAGTACAAAGATGATTCGGTCGATAGAAGCATCGGCAGATCATCGCGGCCACTCAGTGCTCTCGCTCACCAACCATCGTATCTCCATCTTTGCCGTCTCAGCGTCTCTTGTCGAGCGTGAGAAGCAAACCTACATAGATGCTGGATTCGATGGATGGATTCTCAAGCCCATCGATTTCAAGCGACTCAACATTCTGCTCGCAGGCATCACTGATGTCGACGTTCGAAACACATGCTTATACGAGCCAGGCCAGTGGGAGCGTGGAGGCTGGTTTGGGTCCAGGACTGAAGTCACGTCAGACTCTCAAGATGAGACTACACCAAAGGCTGAGAATGCGGCCAAAGAGCTCGGCGTCAGCACATCCTCTGGCGAATGTGCCAAGGGCGACATCGAGGCCTCTGCTCCCAGCAGTTGATGGCGCTCAACCAAGCACCACTCTGCAGCATGATCAGTACCTACATCTCAGATGCTCCGGCATCTTTCTTGTCCGTTCTTTTCTCCTTTTTATTCCTGTCTCTGTGTTTTTATGGTTTGGGCCCTTGGGATACACGCCTTGTATGCGACGGATATAACTGGATCGGAAACACACGCGGCGTTGGGGGGTTCGGCATTGAAGAGCGAGGATCAATTATGTCGCTAGCTCTCTTGTCTTGTTTTGCTTTGTCTTTTACGTTTTGGTATCATAGACGGGGCGAGGAATGACAGCCATGAAATACACGAAAAGCATGGGTTTGGGGTCTGGTGTTGGGTGGCTGGCTGGTTGGGTTCTTGGCTTTGTTTTTGGCGTCGATTCCTTCATCTTCCCATGCACAGttggtcttgatgagcttgatgaagGGGTAATGGTGGTATACACAAGACAAGGCTACCATAAAACGTCGGGCCTAGACAATGGATGAATGGCGGGTTCACCAGGTAAAGGGGCGGCAAGGggtgggctgggctgggctggcgaCACGCCCATGATAGAGATATATACATGCATAAGGCATCCGGACAAGAAAAAGGAGGGTCGAAGAATCCAATTACGGATGACGAGAGGATGGTCGGCGTCGATGGCATCAATATCTGGTAGCAGCATTCACGACATGACATCAATACCGAGTATTCATTATATCAACAGCCTAGGGATTGACAAGACGACGTGCAATACATTCCCCCTCACCCTCCAACAGCCTGAATCAAGCAAGTGCAGTTGTTGATGTGTATTTTTTCATAGCCTATCAAACGTTCAACGCCGTCTATGCATTAATACCGCAAAACCCAATAGTCCCCTCCCTATCCTCTCGCTTTGCTACCTGTTtccccccttcttctccaaccATCTACAACGCTATGTATCGCCAGACCGTTGCCCCTATCCTTTCTTGCACGCTGGTCAATGGTGTTGCCACATAATTCGTCTCGTTGTGCCcaaaataaaagattagcCCCCCGTGTGTTCCTACCCAGTTCCCAGAGTCCTCGGATGACTCCCGCGACTGGAGCGTCCGGGGGCGCGCCCTCTCGCCGTGCCGCGCTACAGCTCAGATTCGGCGCCGTTGGTGGACAGGGCCATGGGGCTGCCGTTGTGGTTCTGCCTCTGGCGGAGGCGGGCGTTTCCAGGGGGGCGACGGCGGACCATGACGCGGCCATTAACGCCGCCCTGGCTGCCattctcctcgtcctcgtccgaATCCGGGTTCTGCTCAGCGTAGAGGCGAGCCTCGTCGAGCTCGTTGATGTTTGTGGGGCGGTCGCGAAGCCACTGCATCCGGGGGCCGGATCGGGCTCGCTCCGAGACGCGGAAGCCGTAGATGCGCGGCTCGTATATGCGGCCGGGGCCGAGTCCCGGGCCGATGTTCTTTGCATACATGCCGTTAATGAGGCCCTCACCGTCGTTGACTCGAGAGCCTGAGGTGGAGAGCACCTCGATGCCACGCTTAGTGAGGTCGTATTCAGGGAAAgtgaggaggaaaagggagCCAAAGGTGCGGCCAAAGAAGGCGCCGTCAACAGTCTGGAACCGGCTGTTGGGAGGGACGTAGACGTCCAAGCATGATGGGCAGAAGAGCTTGACCGTATCCTCGCCAGGGATGTCGGAGAGGCCGACGGGCAGAGTCCGGGCCTGGTCGCAGTTTGTCCGGGGGCAGCAGCCAAAGTGGCCGAGCTCGTACTTTTCGCTCATTTGTTGGATGCCAGCCCTCGAGCAGATGAAGCGCTGGTGGATGAGCCCGTAGAGCATTTCTGCTGAAGACTCTATGACGGACAGGTCGCTCGCCATACGGTGATGCCTTCGCTCGCCAGGTTGCCTGGACAGGCGCTCCGGATCAGACTCGttttcatcttcttcttcctcttcctcatcttcgtcctcgtcgtcttctggTTCCACGTCCAAGATCATCTATCAAGGGAGCACAGCATTAGTCTTGCATCATGGACAAAGATCAACacggggaaaaaaaaaaaaaacataccTCCAACGCCTCCTTGTACATGGCCACCTGGGTTTGCAACCCGGTCAAGTTGAAGTCATCCTCTATAAACTCCTCCGAGACCTCGGCAAAGTATTCGTGACCGAGAAGAGAACAGAAACTAGAGATCCAAGACTCGGGCACGCCTGAAGAGGTCGACATGGCGGCGTGGGATgggtgaggccaaggccacagTCGGGATCAGGGATCAGGGGAGGGTGCCCACTGGCGCAGGGACGCGATATGCGGCGGCCGGCGCGGGGTGAGGCGAGGTAAAGGTTGTGGCCGGCGCGTGGTATCGATAGCGTCAAGAGGGTGCTCGGGCACGCTTCTAATCGAAGGCGGGGTGACGGCGGTCTTGTGAGGGGCGCGATTCTGAGAGCCACGGGCAGGACACGATATATACGGGGGACGGCACGAGCATCTATCGCATCGCAGAGTCAGGCTCAGAGCGCCAGCGTCGCAGAGGCGTCGAGCGACTCGGGGGGAgttttggaggaggagggtcgaGTAAAGCTGTTTTTTTGGTTGACCTTTTGGTGCAACTGGCGAGAGGGtcgacgatggatggatgggttcaGGTTGGCGTGGACCGGCACCTGCACCGTGGGCTCGGCGCTAGGGTTTTACCGGGTTCCGGCCTGCATCCAATACAATCACTCTTCCATCCCGTCTGCCCCAACCATCAGCGATTATTTATGAGTCGAGAAAAGGCGGATATATCATGTAAGATACGACtcaatttatttttatttatttttattatatatgatTGACTTTCTCTGAGCCAATCGTTCTCCAATCTCATGGTCATGGGAAGTCTCCTCATCAACTCATCATGGATCCGCCATCTGTCTAAGACGGCCACTCTTTGCTGTCGCCGACTATCAACACAAGTCACTCGGCCAATCGCCTTGACGCCCTCAACTTCggaactttttaatatcgaCAAATTCCGTGAACAGGCCTTTAAACCTCAGAAACCATTCTTCTTTGGTCGAAATGACGACTCTCCCACAGCACTGCTACCCGCAGCGAGCAAGTGGTTCGAGAAGCATACAGTCGACTTAGATGTGAATTCGACAAAATTCTCACCATACATGGACCAGTTCCAGGAATGGGGGTTTCCTTATGAGCTCGTCACGCCATCAGCTCCCAACAAGGAAGCCCTGCTATCGTTTCGCAATTGGCTCTCCTCAAGCGAGGAACCAGTCGACCAACTCCTCGCCAGCATCCTCGAGCCATCCATCGAGGAGCTAGAGTCCGGATCATTTTTCCAACTCCTTGCGCCTCTAAGGCTTCTTTTCAAAGCCCTCGAGTTTAACCAAGCTCAGCCAGAACCGGTCAGCCTCTACATTGCCCAGTCCTCTCTCACGGATCTTCCCGAAGCTCTTCAGAGGGATCTTCCAGCTCCAGATGTAGTCCAAAGTGCTGGCAAGGGCGACATCTACAGCTCCAGCATTTGGCTCGGCACGGAGCCAACGTACACGCCCCTGCATCGCGACCCGAACCCCAACGTCTTTTGTCAGCTGTGTAGCAGCAAGGTCATCCGTCTCATGGCCCCGGCGTTAGGCGATAGGCTCTACTTCCAGGTGCAGTCTCGGATCCGACAACAGGGCAACAGCCGTATAAGAACTGttgagatgatggaggggaaGGAACGGGAAGCGCTGTATGAGGCTGTCTGGGAACATGATCCCTTGCCAGAAGGGTTGTACGAGGCCGAGTTGGGGCCCGGGGATGCCTTGTTCATCCCAAATGGCTGGTGGCATTCTGTCAAGAGCAAAGGGTCAAGGGGGCATTTGAACGGGTCCGTCAACTGGTGGTTCCGATGATATCATGACCTGAACCGTCTCTTCTTGTATACTTCAACTACAGCGATCTCCATACTTCAGCTTTTCGACACGGGCCTACAGATGATCCAATTGAGATACCCGCAAGGCCAGAGATGCACCTTGCTACCACTCTGCATCTCCCACCTGCTCGTATCCGCGCCACAGCTCCGTAGCAGGACCTCCACCTCGTCAGGCGTCCGAGTTCGCAGCGCCGAGACGTACCCGTCAAAAGCGAGGACAAAGGGCAGGATAGGGATAAGGCATGAGAAGATAAATGTTGCTGGAGACCGCCATTTCCACGCGTACAGGGGTGCGCTGAGGATGGCGCCGATGCCCAGCAACGTGACCGCCACGAAGCTCGCGAAACTGCGGTCCTGCAGTTCGA
The window above is part of the Fusarium falciforme chromosome 3, complete sequence genome. Proteins encoded here:
- a CDS encoding Casein kinase II subunit beta; this translates as MSTSSGVPESWISSFCSLLGHEYFAEVSEEFIEDDFNLTGLQTQVAMYKEALEMILDVEPEDDEDEDEEEEEEDENESDPERLSRQPGERRHHRMASDLSVIESSAEMLYGLIHQRFICSRAGIQQMSEKYELGHFGCCPRTNCDQARTLPVGLSDIPGEDTVKLFCPSCLDVYVPPNSRFQTVDGAFFGRTFGSLFLLTFPEYDLTKRGIEVLSTSGSRVNDGEGLINGMYAKNIGPGLGPGRIYEPRIYGFRVSERARSGPRMQWLRDRPTNINELDEARLYAEQNPDSDEDEENGSQGGVNGRVMVRRRPPGNARLRQRQNHNGSPMALSTNGAESEL